The segment ATGCACACTGtagttttggcttctagaacgcATATATAGACTTTTATCAAATTGTGTTCAAGCTTGATGTAAATTGTTCAATCGTTGAATGGCCTATGGCTCATTATCAGAAATGGAAACACCAGTGAAATGACAGAACGTCAATCAGTACGACATtgcaatattttgtaaaaattaatgtatttatAAGAATTTTGAAAACAGTTGTACATGGACATACTTTTTTACTTGCATAAGTATTGAAGAGATATAAATGGGTACataatatcttttttttttttttttttcaatcttttttgTAGAAGTtgcaaattaaaaacttttgaaTAGATGCTAATCCTGTAATAATCAGTTTTACACTGATAGTAAAACTTATATCCAGTAATTACATTTATCCATTTCGTGGTACAACTGTACGTTCCACACTAATGTTAAACACAATTATCTGCTAGAATGCAGATTAAGAATACTTCCTCTTTAAGAAATAATATTAGAAACagattatatttaaatttaaagaattcTTCAGTCATTATTCAGTGTTAACCTATCAATTATActatttttctttattattactattactattattattattatcattattattattattattatcattattattattattatattatgatACTATAAAGTAAAATTACatttgtaaaaaaataaagtttACTATCATATAGTAAAACTTTTTGTACAATTCAATTATTGATTCTAAGATGATTTTCTATAGTTTCTTTAATATCATAAATAATGCTGTATTTCCTCAGTGTACTTTTCAAAATATAAGTACTCCAAATATGGATATAAAAACAAGTTTTATACAATATATAAATAACCTATATTAGAAGTACTTTCAATCAACTATACTTCACCGTTACAGATTCTTAttaaattatcattattatttttatgtcataataattataattataaccaTATTTCATTAATGTACAATTGAACTTAGAGGATCAGCTCTTATACCCGACAGATCCAAACGTGCATCCATCTCGTCATCCAATTCTCCTACAATTGccctaaaaaaattaaaaaataatatattaacgagtcatttttaaaacagattttatatatttacttCATAATTAACTAGTTGCATAATATTAGTAAATTTtccattattataattataaacatTTAATCTCTCTAATCCACTTTTAATTAAATTCTGTAAAAGATGTAAATACTATTAACATAGTAACAAATGTATCTACGTACtatttaaaatgtaaattaaaaGTTTTGTTAGAATTGTACaattacatatttttttacataacAGTATTCATGCAATTTCTGAGACTGCCAGAATGAGAGAAATTAATATTACTGACCAATTCATATGTCTTaatgtatttatattataatgtaTTGTACATAACTTAAATACAAAAAATTAATGTattgattttaaataaaataagtgACGTATTAATTTACAATGAACATATATAAGAAATGTATAAGGAAAGAAGCAAGTTGTACAAAGTAAAACGATACCTCTACGAAGAAATtaagtaatattattaataataataataataataataataataataaagaaacaTTTAGACAAATTTTGTAATGTGTACAAGTAATAGGAagttaattatattaaattacttACACATTGTCACCTCTGATGATGTGTAAACCTAATACAACTTGTTCTACACCTTGTGTTGTACTATATACTCGTTCGTGTGATTCATCCAATATTATATTAATGGTTTGATCAAAACCTTTTAATGTACCCTAAAAACATAAAAATCAGCAACAATAACATAATATAATGTGgctataaaatttataaaataatatacacatgcaatggaaataataaagaaattatATGTACTTCTGATAATATGCTTACAATAAAGTTTCTGCCATCAGATGTGATAATCGAAACAGTATCTGTTGTGGTGTTGTTAAGATTGTACAAATAACTATTATgacttataatattatattacaatCATAAAATCTAATTTAAAAAGGATACGATTCACGTAACTTTCCAAACCTGACGCCATAATCTTAATTACTAATTatacattaaaataattttcacatACAAGTAAAATACGATTGCGCGCGTATATTTAACACATTTGTTATAATGAAAGCGTATCAATGAACTACTGTTTTACACAAATATACATTACTTGATagctttttaaatataaactGTAATAAAAATACACGGATTACAATAACGTAAAGTTAAATTACGTTAATATTAAACGTATATTCGACTACACGAGGGTTGGATTGAATCAGGGATATACAAATTTATTGTTAGTTAGTCACTATCAGAACGCAAATATAAAAATGACTGGTTTATACTGTGTACATTCAGTGTTACCAGACAGCAGCCGATCCCCAAAGCAGAGATGCtaggattcagcacccggtgccctactcacacatgccggatcacgcgtacgtgagctcgtagagtttcggaaagtcgacaaaggcaaactgacacatgctctctttctcgattattccgaagctgcccgaagttatttcggaccgtctcgtgggagtcgagagagaaaggctcacatttgccttctcgctcttaacaactgaaatccgacctcccgcctacggcatacgattcggaatctcgactggtcaggtatttttacttgccttttctagagttcattactgaactctgcaaattactcctggtttctatttgcctctgatgatctctgatgaccagtgctgacaaaactaCAGAACAACTAgaaacatagaattctttgaaattatatcatttattgtcatagatttacattatacaaaactttaatacatataaacatattatattatattacatcatgtcacaagttgtcagcaacggtcagcagtggtcagcggacgtcgggagatgctggcagtagccagtagtaatcgttgtacgttgccagaaatataagcggtggtcggcAGTGATCAGCAGCGGTTAGCAGAGACCAacggaggtcagcagaggcatgcagaggcaagtagagtccagcaggggcaagcagtaacaagtcgtaatcgttatacgttgtcggaagcattaggggtggtcagctgtggtcagcagaggctagcagtggcaagcagaatcCAGCAggggtaatcgttatacgttgtcagaagtatcaggagtggtcagtagcggttagcagaggccagtggagacctgttgacgggaggtcggatattagttgttcaagagcgagaagggaagtgtgagcctttctttctcgactcccacgagacggtccgaacttactttgagcagcttcggtgaatcgagaaagagggcatatgtcattttgtctttgtcgaccctCCGAGGTCTTCAAAGATTCGACAtcagtaacgacgaacttccttagtctctaacggagtggtggggatagcaggcatatgtaatattaattataagaaTGTCGTGTGTCTGGATAtctttataattaatatttatagtaaTCTGATTAGGCTCGAAATAAGAACAGTAATTGCGTCGTAATGCTATAAGCATATGGTTATCAAAATATGTAAAGATACCGTGTATCTAGATACCGGCAGTACGATAATGAATTGCTAATCTTTTACTTTGGCACGTGTTAATATGAAATAATGTTTaacaaaccaaaaataataattattggaGCTGGAGCCGCAGGTATTGCTGCAGCAGCTAGTTTGATAGAGAAAGGTTTAGGAAACTTGACGATTCTTGAAGGAAAAAATCGGATTGGTGGCAGAATACACACGGTAGAATTTTGTAAGTAACATTTGATTTGCATCTGAAATTTTTTCAAGCGTAGTTATTTATGCATCGTGAAAAACGAAACCACAGGCTAGTTATGTTTGTGTATTTTCAGCggataacgttgtagaattagggGCGCAATGGGTTCATGGCGAACGTGGAAATGTAGTCTTTGATCTTGCTTTTCCACATAAACTGTTGGATTCGTCAAGGTGTTTTAACGATATCAACGGACATATTTTTGTGACTGCGCAAGGTGAAATACTACCAAAAACGGAAGCCATAGAAACATTCAAGTTGTATTATTATATTTCCAAGCATGTCTCAGACGATATAAACAATTCAAATTCTTATggagaatattttataaatcggTAAGTACATAAATTTAAAAGTATATATACATAAGATACAATATTATTATCTGTATAAAAagttttctgatttttattctcaTCTGCGCAAGATAAATATTCACCTTAAgcatttttttaaaagaatGTTCTCGATAAATGCATCGATGTCGCTTTCCCTGAACCATGCCTGCAACGTTGGATGCAAATCTGCTCTTATAACCGTGTAAACTTCTTTATCAGAAACTATACACCTAATCAAAGATTTTTACCTTTATCGTTGTGTACATTAAACAGAAGCATAAGTACGATATCAACGAACATACCTTACACGACAATTGACACATTGATTTCTGATATATTCGTATCTTAATAaggaatatatatattttatatacttGGTGTCCAATTTATTTTGATCTTCGCTATATATATTTTTAGGATTATGTATTTTTTCTAGGTATCCTTGCGTTAATATCGGTACGATGAAATTCACCTAGAAATAATCGAtaagtatattaaaaatatcttcTAATAGGAAAGAAACAAGATTACCTGTTTAAAGCAATCATCTATGAACTCTTCTGCTCTGCTGTATACATAGTTTTCTTGTTCTTGAAGTATGAGTACACCGATTCTAGGTTGTTTAGACCTAAATACTTTTGCTATACGTTGTGCTGTTGTTAAGCCATCGTCGGCAAACGTTAACATGACTACACATCCGTACATCCGTTTAGTCTATGAACAAGTTAAACAAGaaaattttttctattatttaccGTAATCCCATTCTTGAAGTATTTACAGCAAATAATCTATGGTACCTTCTGTAAGTTATCTTCTACGACGTGTCTAGAATTGTCTCTCTCCTTTTCTGTTTCCTGCACAACTTCTATCGGAGTTAAAATTAACGGTGCTCTGGGAACACTTTTCGATCGTAATACGGTAGATTCTACGCAAGTATAAAGAAATTTTTCTATTAACGGAAAAAATATAGATAACATCGTATGCAACAGTTTTTAAAATACCATCGGTCGTAGTGTTTTGTGGAATTGCATCCATTAAATTAGAAATGTTGTCCTTTATTTCATTAATTACATCGAAACGATGCATTTTTTGCAAggcatttaaaattttatctaTAGTTGCTCCAGTGTGTTGTACGTACGCTAGCAATACGTAATAAGTTGGATCCTGCAAGCCTTTGAAGTCATATTCTATACACTGTAGAAAACCAACAGTCGTTAGAAAAGTATCGGGTAAAATATCGTTGCTACAAATTAATTATGTTCGTAACATTTTATGCCCTCATACACGTATTTGTTCTATCGTTAAGCCCATGTGTGCTGCAAATTCTTGCCATCCACTGTATATTTTTCCTGTAGCGGTAGAACTCAATAGCAAGCATAATTTTTGCAAGGTAGATCGTCCAATTTGTTCAAATAAGTAGGATGCATGAATTCGTGCTGTAGCTCTTTCTATGTTTAATGTTACGGTATCTAAATTTGGTGGGTCATTCACCTCCTTTCTTAACCTTTCCAGTTCAGGATCTATGTTACTAAAAATCATGTTTTCAATTCTATGTACTTTATTTAGTAAACGGAAATAGTATTTTCAACgatatattttgaaaaattgcaaCTGTAGAATGTTCTTATCCAGATACAGTTGAAAAAATAATTCGTACCTTTTTGCAAACATATTGTGTATAGCTATGATACATGCAGCAGAAAGATAAGTTTCAATACTTTCTTTCTTTGACTTTAATATTATAGTGCATCCCTGTACGTTGCAACGTTTTTAAAAGCATATTTTCAAATATAATATCAAATTAACACGAGCAGcagtataaaaaaattatttttacgcgAAGAGATTAATTTTACGTCTACGAACGTACATATGTACGTACGGTTCTACGTACGGTATATTAAGTTACGAAATCTTGTTTCAATTTAAACAAGTATACTATACTATACTATACTATACTATACTATACTATCCCCACCACTGCACACTTCAAGGCCGATGACTCGTACTGCAATCTGATTTCACCGCTTAAATTTCGAATTGAAGCCGCGAATTCTAAAACATGTAGATCGAACAtcacatttaaaatttttacaaattaaatttaagCATTGTAACAGTATAACAATTTTCGATTATTCTCTGCAAGATTATGCTAGCAGTGAAAATTTTTGTAAAGTTATTTTTTTAACTGTGATTGTCATTCCATTAAACGATGTAAACTGTTGTTCcagtttttataaaattttcgaGGAAAATCCATTTACTACTCCCGATAGAGCAGAACAGTTGTTAGATTGGATGCATAAATTTGATAATTCGATACAATGCAGTGATTCATGGTTTGAAGTTTCTGCAAAAGAAATAACGAATTATTGGACCTGCGAAGGAGATCTTGTACTTAATTGGAAACACCGTGGTTATAAAACACTGTTCGATTTATTATCTGTAAGAGCAATTtatgttaattataattataatatactatcgaatatttttataaaatatatcgtTCTGTATTATTGTCCTTTTAGCATAAGGCCTGTGGTCAAAAGAACTTATTGCCCATAATGGAAAAGATTGAATTTAATAAAGATGTTTCTAATATCGACTATACATCGAGTAAGAATATAGTTGTAAAAACAAAAGATGGTGTTGAATACACAGCATCTCATGTTATATTTACTCCATCTCTTGGAGTTTTAAAAGAGAAACACGCTACGATGTTTACACCGGTCTTGCCAGATAAAAAACAACGCGCGATCAAGGCACGTTTTCGTCTTTATAATTTCATTATGCgtttcatttaaattaaaaattcaaattattATTCTAATTTTATTATTCAGGGCTTGAATATTGGAACCGTGAACAAAGTTTTCCTGGAATTCTCGCATAGATGGTGGCAAGAAGATTGTGCCGGTTTCAGTTTAATTTGGTCCAAAGATGATAAAGCAGAATTTCTTAAATCTCACGGACAGGTACAGTTGTATTATTTAATACGACTCAATATACGTATACTATTGTTAACTTGATTCTTAATGTATATTAAATGTATTGCGTGTGATTTAGGAATACGAGTGGCTATGCGATGTTTTTGCATTCGTTTCTGTAGACCATCAGCCACGAGTATTATGCGCATGGATCTCTGGCAAATATGCAAAACAGATGGAATTACTGTCCGACAGCACCGTATCCGACGGATTGTTCCTGCTATTGAAAATGTTTCTCGATAAAGCATACAATATCCCTAAATTTAATCGAACGATTAGGTAATAAATACTATTTTATTAAAACGTTTCAACATTTTCTAATGTTTCTTTTATTGCTTATAATAGATCATCGTGGTATACGGACGAACATTTCCGTGGATCTTACAGCTTTAAAAGCCTAACGACCGAAAAGCTGAGTGCGAAGACAAAAGATTTAGCAGATCCGCTTATAACGGCCGATGGCAAACCTGTATGTGTATTTTACACAATTCAATACTTTAACAATAATGTATATTAAATTTCCTAATAATCTTGTTTGCTTATTAGGTAATTCTTTTTGCTGGAGAAGCAACGCACGATCATTATTATTCTACCGTGCATGGAGCAGTTGAAACCGGCTTCAGAGAAGCAAATAGAATAATAAACTTTCATAGGTAAATtctagaatattttttattttttgtaaatatttcaagATTATTCGGATAATGTAGTTATAGCATACAATGGTACAGTCTGTTTGACACATTCGTAATTTCGATGACGGATTTCAAATTACAAGTGTTGATTTTCTGGATGATTAATTAAACAATCTTGAGGTAAATTCACTATTATGAATCGTTGTACGACTTTTAAACGGTCGATCTTTACGATGGTAGTTTGATCATCCTGATTCGCACTGTACTATATGTAGGTGTTCCATGCAACCGAGTATATCTCAATGACTGCAACAACTGTTGCACTGTTACGTTTAGATCGCAAGAATCGTAGAATTTTTTTTCAACTGATTGATAAACAGCATCGAATGAtccaataaaaattttataaagatCCATTAGAAGTAAAAAATGATAGAAATGTTACTCTGTTTAATTTTACCTATCTCTAACTATCGTCAAGATACAATTTTATCCGGTTGCacggaacatcctgtatattataatttatacgtGTTAATTTACGACTCATTTTCTATCACACTcgacattttttaaattcgtttaagCATCGGATTCAATAGATATGTACAAAGAtaatttttatgattttttacgtttattattttatagattttttttcttttctttcttttctttcttttctttctttttttttatcattattacttttaaagtatttttattttaacgggGAAAACACGAGTGAAAAATCAGTGTATATTACTTAACGTTTATTAACGCATTTTATTTGTATTGATTAGCATACAGCAACCAGAGCCACATGTTTCTTCGTAAAGGACGATGGTCATTTATAGACTTACTTGATGCTTTACGCAACATCCAAGGAACAGATACTTGTTATATGTACATTTATAACTTTCCAAACGAACAATATGAGTTGTACGTGAATATCTGAAATATGTTTTTCTACCAAATAactgtttatttttattattttatcccTATAGGGAAAGGAATTTAAAACATTTACTTCTGTACTTGTTAGCCTTTTATAACTCAAATTATGTTTGGCCTCGGAAAAGAAATTCTAAACAATGATAACGAGATGTAAATTGAAAGGTAACTCTGGTCAAACAGAAATGTTGAAATGTAACGATCCTTGCCGAAGATATTAATAGTTGTATTCTGATTGTTCGTAGGCTAGATTGTAGATAATGGACTTGATCGGTCACACTGGGTTATAGAGGGTTAATATTAAATACttttttaaataagtaataaataATAGATTTTGTTGTTAGATTTGTTAAATGTTATCCGTAATTTATATTATCTTGGTTAATTTGTGTGCGTTTGTTAGAAATTCTTGATAAGTGCAAATAAGGGAATGAAATGTTAATAAAAACATCACGATTGAAATCGTGTAGAACGTGTGGTTGGTTAAACCAAGCGATAAGCAACTTCAACAAATTGGGAAGGATGCTGAGCAATGCGAACCAGATTACAGCAAGAACGAAAGTTGTAATAGTAGGTGCAGGTATAGCAGGATTATCAGCTGCAAAAACATTAGAAGATGCAAATTTTTGCGATTATCTACTATTCGAAGGTAAATGAAATTCTACTTGAAGATAATAAATGTGTTATATGTAGTATATGATCGACTatagatatacatacatatatgtatactgtTTCGCTTTAGCCCAAAACGTGATTGGTGGTCGAATTCGTTCGTTAGCGTGGAACAAAAGTTGGATAGAAAGTGGTGCTCAATTTCTGCACGGCGATCAAAGTTTGTTAGCACAGTTATGCTATCGAAATGGTTTGCTTTCAGACGTTTCGTTTAGAGACGGTCAAGGTATTTTCATTCGCAATAACGGTATTAGAGTCGATGAAACGATAGTAGAAGAGATAGACGATCTTGTTCGTAATACTCTAGAAGATTGCGAAGATTATGAAAACAGAGACGTCGAACCAGGTTCTGAGAGTATTGGCAGAGTTTTAACGAGTTCCTTGAAAAGACACTTGCAACAAAGGGACGAGTCGGCAACAATAACAAAGATAAAAAAAGAGATATTCGATTGGAATGTTAGATTCCTGACGATCGACAATTCCTGTCTCACGTTAGACGAGTTGTCCACAAAATACTGGGGAAAATTCAAGGTAAATATAGGCGATTTGTACCGTCgatgatattaataaaataatgcgTGTATATGCGTTTTACAGTTTGTCGGAGGTCCGGAACATTTTTCATTTAAAGCCGGATACAATTCATTATCGAAACTTATCGCCGATGGATTGAATCGAAAAAATTTGCGTCTAAACACTTCCGTTGATTTGATCGAGTGGCAAGAAGAAGTTGTCGTCAAGGATAGCTGTACTCCTGTTCTACTGACACTCTCCGATAACACGAAAATTCTCACCGACTGTGTTATAATCACTAGCTCCCTTGGTTACTTGAAAGAGAATTACAAAAACATGTTCACCCCAGTGTTGCCATCTCCTTTTGATCAGGCAATCGAAAGCCTTGGATTCGGTTTGATTAACAAAATCTTCCTGGACTTTGGTACACCATGGTGGAAACCTGGTACGAAAGGATTTCAACTGCTCTGGAAGGAACGCATTTCGGAGGATATTTATTGCAATGAAACGCTGGCCACATGGACCAGAGATCTCACAGGCTTCGACGTACTTCCCGATCACGAAGGTGTGCTTCTCGGTTGGGTCGGTGGTCGTGGTGCTTATATCGTTGAAACATTAAGCGAACAACAAGTAGCAATAGATTGCGCAAGCTTGCTAAAACATTACTTGAAGCTAGATGCGATGCCGTTGGTGAAAAGGTGTCTGCGAACCCAGTGGAACGCAAACAATTACGTCCGTGGTAGTTACAGTCATATTTCAACGAAATGCGACGAGAACGGGGTATCGCCGGCCACTTTAGCAGAACCAATATGGAgtaaaataatagaaaacgGTAGCAGCAAGGTAAAGAAACTGACGCACTTGGTTACGGAATACGGAACCTGTTACAgagtattgttttattttaggaTATACCTGTTATTATGTTCGCCGGCGAAGCAACGCACGAGAACTTTTATTCGACGACTCACGGTGCTTACGAAACTGGTGTAAAACAGGCACAAGTTTTTCTACGGTATCACGTTTTAAAAAGTTGTTGATCTTTAAATATGGCAATAGTAATCGTAAGTGTGTGTATTTATACACGTTCGTTTGATAAACGCACAGTTttacttaataagaaagaagaaatttttaGATGTATTTAGTACTGTACTGGTAATTTCGCGTTTATTATTCCGATCGAGTCAGTTTATTCCTCAATTGTCGGTTCCGTTATATTATCGTTTTTGTCGTACAGTCTCATCAGTCTCTCGGCCTCTCTCCATCCAGAACCAATAGCGCCGTGCACCGTAGAGAAGTGGTATTCGTTGGTAGCTTCTCCTGCAAATAGTATCACCTACAACGAGGAAAATACGCGATGCACTTTTAGCTCTGATTTCTCGGAAATCATTATTAGTCGATAAACTCACCGGTTTACCCATTTTCATAATCGGTTCGGCCAACTGCTTCGCACTCGTGTTTGTTCTCACAGTTTCCATGCCTTGGTAGCTATACGTGCCACGAAAGTGTTTATTTTGATGCCATTtacttctagaaaaaaaaatcaaagaTACGGATGTCGTAACGAACAACAACATTTTGATAATGTTGTTCAAGATGCTAGTGTATGTAAATACCGATTACCTTATCATTGCTGTTGGTCTAGCGACTTTGTATTCCTTTCCTAAGAAATTCTCTAACATGCTTACAGTCTGCTCCAGTACTTGCTCGTCCGTCAGATCGTCCATCAAACGTCCACCTTTCCCGGAAATCCATAGGAGCAACAATCGAGGCTTATGTTCGACGACGTACGCTCCCATCGTGTATGGCAGCCACCTCGTTTCCGGCTGAAAGATGTATAAACGCGTCGTTAAAATGCGCAACATACAAATTTTTTActctcatttatttatttatttatttacattacaTTAGCATCGAGCTCCGTTCTTTCTCTCTCACTCCACAAGAAGCTAAAGCCTCTGTTTTTCATTCCTCTATCGTTGAACCAAGTATCGTTAAACGCCAGGATTATTTTACAGGCATTTCCGAAACCTAAACCCTAAGGTACAAATTAATAATAGTATTTAGTTTGAAGCTCTTTAGACCGCGTCGAACGCGTCGAACGAGGAAAGTGCACCTTGATATTTCTGATCTTTGATTCTGGTAGTTGAGGATCAAACAGCGTCTCGTATTGTGCCTTAAGCACTCCCAAAGAAGGCGTCATGATTACATGGTCGGCTATATATTCCTTTCCGTCGAGTGTCGTTATTTTCACGGTGCCGTTTTCGCTCGAGTAATCGACTTTCGTCACCTCGGCTTTAAGAATTGTTTTATTTAACACGGCCAACTCTTCCGCCGGGTTTGGAAATTTTTTCTACAACGGAAACATTTCAGAACAATTACTAGACCGCGTTagaatattattttctaatagGAACACATTCATCGCACCATTAATATGTCTAAGATGGTGCTGTATCCGCGTTCCTTCCAATTTATCGACTTGTCCCCCTCGCATCCCATGTACGCGTAGTCTAACAACGATAAATCGTACCAGGAATCGGCGGGATCGAGGCTTGTTTCCATCATATGTAAACGCCATAGTAATTGATCCTGCATTGTGTCGTTTAATTCCGGAAATAGTGCAAAATGCTGTTTCGACCTAGCAACGCAAATTAATTTTAACTCGGAGTGCGACTTATCGCCTGGGTATcgcttaaaaaaataatttctcctcTTCTAACTATTATTTTTGGTAATCATTTATGGTAGGTAGATTAAAATCTGAAATCTTTTGTCTTTCGTTTTGAACGTCCGCTATAGCAGTCTCGAATACACGAAATTCGTACTTTGTTTCAAAACATTCGCCGATAGAACCGGTGCTGCAGTCTTCTATAAGATCTATCGATTCGAGTAATTGGATAAAGAATTCCGTAACGTTGCTCATAATTTCCGAGTCGAGCAACTGGCCGGACTTTGTGTATATCTCGTCGTAGTACGGATCCGAGTGATCGGTCACGTTTAAAGGAGCTGCCAATTGATACGCAACGTTTCCTTTCTCGCCATGAATCCATTGCGCGCCTAAATCGACAACGTATTCATCTGTGGGAACACAGATGTCGTCTCAGATCATCGTTAATTGAATACACGTGTTACAGGTGGTTCGTATCTTTGCTCGACACAGTGAGACCGTTTAAACTTACCAAATTTTACGGTGTTGACTCGTCCACCGATTCTGTCTTCGGCTTCCAAGATGAGAACATTATCGAAACCGTTTTCAAGTAACTTTGAGGCAGCCGCGATACCTGAAGCACCGGCACCGACTATCACGATTCTCGGTGATCCCGCGTCCACGTCGATTGTACTTTTCGTCAAacagaaaagaaacaaaatcgcgGTTGAGAACATTTTCGCAGACTGCCGCGGCAATCTTGTCAACACAGATTACTGTCAATTGACAGAACGGGCATCTGATACCATTACGCGGTAACTCTTTATATACGTTTTGCGCTGTTATTCACGAGACAATTTATCTTTGAAGGAATCAGAGCAATTGTTAGTAGTAGTGACTACATAATAACTATGTAGTAGAGAAAGATAACCGTTTAAAATA is part of the Colletes latitarsis isolate SP2378_abdomen chromosome 10, iyColLati1, whole genome shotgun sequence genome and harbors:
- the LOC143346566 gene encoding uncharacterized protein LOC143346566 isoform X2: MFNKPKIIIIGAGAAGIAAAASLIEKGLGNLTILEGKNRIGGRIHTVEFSDNVVELGAQWVHGERGNVVFDLAFPHKLLDSSRCFNDINGHIFVTAQGEILPKTEAIETFKLYYYISKHVSDDINNSNSYGEYFINRFYKIFEENPFTTPDRAEQLLDWMHKFDNSIQCSDSWFEVSAKEITNYWTCEGDLVLNWKHRGYKTLFDLLSHKACGQKNLLPIMEKIEFNKDVSNIDYTSSKNIVVKTKDGVEYTASHVIFTPSLGVLKEKHATMFTPVLPDKKQRAIKGLNIGTVNKVFLEFSHRWWQEDCAGFSLIWSKDDKAEFLKSHGQEYEWLCDVFAFVSVDHQPRVLCAWISGKYAKQMELLSDSTVSDGLFLLLKMFLDKAYNIPKFNRTIRSSWYTDEHFRGSYSFKSLTTEKLSAKTKDLADPLITADGKPVILFAGEATHDHYYSTVHGAVETGFREANRIINFHRTCGWLNQAISNFNKLGRMLSNANQITARTKVVIVGAGIAGLSAAKTLEDANFCDYLLFEAQNVIGGRIRSLAWNKSWIESGAQFLHGDQSLLAQLCYRNGLLSDVSFRDGQGIFIRNNGIRVDETIVEEIDDLVRNTLEDCEDYENRDVEPGSESIGRVLTSSLKRHLQQRDESATITKIKKEIFDWNVRFLTIDNSCLTLDELSTKYWGKFKFVGGPEHFSFKAGYNSLSKLIADGLNRKNLRLNTSVDLIEWQEEVVVKDSCTPVLLTLSDNTKILTDCVIITSSLGYLKENYKNMFTPVLPSPFDQAIESLGFGLINKIFLDFGTPWWKPGTKGFQLLWKERISEDIYCNETLATWTRDLTGFDVLPDHEGVLLGWVGGRGAYIVETLSEQQVAIDCASLLKHYLKLDAMPLVKRCLRTQWNANNYVRGSYSHISTKCDENGVSPATLAEPIWSKIIENGSSKDIPVIMFAGEATHENFYSTTHGAYETGVKQAQVFLRYHVLKSC
- the LOC143346566 gene encoding uncharacterized protein LOC143346566 isoform X1 gives rise to the protein MFNKPKIIIIGAGAAGIAAAASLIEKGLGNLTILEGKNRIGGRIHTVEFSDNVVELGAQWVHGERGNVVFDLAFPHKLLDSSRCFNDINGHIFVTAQGEILPKTEAIETFKLYYYISKHVSDDINNSNSYGEYFINRFYKIFEENPFTTPDRAEQLLDWMHKFDNSIQCSDSWFEVSAKEITNYWTCEGDLVLNWKHRGYKTLFDLLSHKACGQKNLLPIMEKIEFNKDVSNIDYTSSKNIVVKTKDGVEYTASHVIFTPSLGVLKEKHATMFTPVLPDKKQRAIKGLNIGTVNKVFLEFSHRWWQEDCAGFSLIWSKDDKAEFLKSHGQEYEWLCDVFAFVSVDHQPRVLCAWISGKYAKQMELLSDSTVSDGLFLLLKMFLDKAYNIPKFNRTIRSSWYTDEHFRGSYSFKSLTTEKLSAKTKDLADPLITADGKPVILFAGEATHDHYYSTVHGAVETGFREANRIINFHRTCGWLNQAISNFNKLGRMLSNANQITARTKVVIVGAGIAGLSAAKTLEDANFCDYLLFEAQNVIGGRIRSLAWNKSWIESGAQFLHGDQSLLAQLCYRNGLLSDVSFRDGQGIFIRNNGIRVDETIVEEIDDLVRNTLEDCEDYENRDVEPGSESIGRVLTSSLKRHLQQRDESATITKIKKEIFDWNVRFLTIDNSCLTLDELSTKYWGKFKFVGGPEHFSFKAGYNSLSKLIADGLNRKNLRLNTSVDLIEWQEEVVVKDSCTPVLLTLSDNTKILTDCVIITSSLGYLKENYKNMFTPVLPSPFDQAIESLGFGLINKIFLDFGTPWWKPGTKGFQLLWKERISEDIYCNETLATWTRDLTGFDVLPDHEGVLLGWVGGRGAYIVETLSEQQVAIDCASLLKHYLKLDAMPLVKRCLRTQWNANNYVRGSYSHISTKCDENGVSPATLAEPIWSKIIENGSSKDIPVIMFAGEATHENFYSTTHGAYETGVKQAQVFLRWFVSLLDTVRPFKLTKFYGVDSSTDSVFGFQDENIIETVFK